aatcatatatatatatatatatatattcatagCGAATAACCAAACTAAGTGACATGATCTCCGCGATAAAGGCCTTTGCACTCTGTGGCAGCGCTCGTCCGGTCCCGAGATATCGGTGAGGAAAGTTCCTTTACACCATCAGGTGTTTGGATTTTTGTGCAACGATGAACAGGCCTGTTCTAGCCAAAAGAATCATCTGCAACGCTTGAGAAGCGACAGTATAGAGCTTGCCGTTCCCTCCGTTGTGCCCGTAGCTCGACGCATCCCAAACACTACACGCTACCAGCAAgccttctttcgtctcccccCTCTCTTGGAGTTTTCCTTCACTGAATTCCTCATTTACTCTTTTTCATGTCTAGCCACCAACTCCTTCTGAACCCTCTTCtaccctcttcttcggaaCTTTGAAACACACCTCCACTACTTCGCTCTCATCTATATTgacttatatatatgtagatgtacaTTTTGCTACTCAGGATTACACGGTAATGCATAGGCTCATCTATCGAAAGGTAAACTTTGGGATGCACGAAAGTGTTCTCGATTCCTTGAGTGTTGTGCGGGGACTTAATCGTACATCTGGTAGCAGCTGATTGCTCCACTGATGAAGCCAGCAGTTCCCACGGAGCCTTCTGGAAAAGGTTGTCCAAAGATTTTGTGTGGAATTTGCGCCAGATTGGAGGCGACAACAAGATCCGCTGCACCAAGCAGAAAACACCACGAAAGCAGCTTTCTCGCGGATGTCTCCTCGGAAAAGGACAGCTGTGAATGAATAACGAGTTCTAGGGTGTTTGAATGAATAACGAGTTCTACGGTGTATCTTCTGGGGCATTGCAGAACGTCTAACTCCTTCTGCTGCCATTCGTAGACTGCGTTTACCACATGGAATTAGATCAGAATATCAATTTCTTCTGTTCTGGTTCTCCGGGCAACCAGAAGTGGCCTCCGTCAACCTCTAGGAACGGCCGCTGGAACCGTACCGGCATTCTTGATGATGTTGAGAGACGttgccgtcttctcctgcctcAATTTACGCAGTGTCTTGGTAGTTTCTCTCGCACAAGCCTCGAAATTCTTGTCGTCTTGgcgagcttcttctctctccaacgTGTCCAAGTGACTTTGCTCCTCATCTTGGACTCTACGCAAAGTCCGAGCTTCATTCGCAAGGGAACCGAGGAGGCCTATGAACCTACAAGCAGCACAAATTTATGCACTGTGCAAAGCAGAACAGAATTTTCCATAAGAAAACCAATTCGACTTCGTGTACGCATCTTCACTTGCGTTTGTGTTTCCATtcagatacatatatatatatatatatacgatGTGTGGACATCTGATTGTGAATCGAAGGATAAGCACAAATAGAAACTGAAACGGCACTGGAAtttgtctttccttttttcgagGCAGAAAAGGCTGAAAGCAGCGTATGCATCATGAAGAGGTTTGATGAGCTTGTGTGCCTACGAAGCTGTTGCCGCAGTCTACCGAGAAGGAAATGTATGCGTAGCGTTTTACACActtttgtatatatatacatgtctTTGTCTGCGTATACACATTTGTGGGCAACTCTATCTTGTGAGCTTTAGAGACAAAAAGGGAGGCATAAGAACAGCACTACACACGGGTGTAGCCGGTAGAAAACGGCAGTTGATTGCGTGACAGTAAATGCTGACCAGAAAACACCGCACAGTTTGGCGAGTTTCTTTGTATCGAAGCCGAGGAACTTTATtttggagaggagaagcagattATCCAGGACCCAGTAACAGAGGAACCCAGAACGACTGATAAGCTGCAGCAACTGAAGAGCAGACAGGAAATTAGAAACTGACAGACACACGACAGAGCAAAGGTTACAGAGGAGCAGCAAGGTGAACGCGGGTCGCGAAGGCACTGCATCGATATCACAGTTGAAAGTAATTTAGCGAGCTtatttctttgtctcttcaacacagaaaaagacataCGGCGTCGTTCGGATGTGTTCGGATATGTGCTTTGCCACATTTCAGAATGAGTCGCGAATCCTCTCTCTGGAGCTACTTGATAATCGtaagagaagacaagaatATCATGGTTTGCAAGAAGACCGGAAGTGCTTGAGCTCGTCGTGAGGCCCATGAGTGACCGAAAAGCAGCATAAAACTCGCCTCTAACGCGTTGACCTCAGAAACAACTTTTTCATATTTGTTCAAATATCAAAGAAGTCGGCTATTTTCAACGCGCAGAAGACTGTTGTGTGCATCTCCAGAGAAGCATAAGTATCTAGAGGCCCTTTCTCCGACGCAGCCTTGCCCACCACCAAACTAACAGGCCTAGTCCGGAGCCTTCGTCGtgtgtgcagagaaagaTCCACGAAACAGAAGGGCCCGGTGGAGACAAAGGACAAACTGAGTCTCCAGGAATAGGCgaacgaggaaaagcagagcaGTTCACGAACGACCCGCAGCGCGGCTCCCAGCGGAGAAAAGCTTAGCAATAAAACACACAGGGGAAAATAAATGAAAGTTCTCTCACTTGGGTTATCTGGCAGTCGTCCCAGCACAGTTTCGCCGACTTGCAGCGCGACCGTAAGAAAGCAATGAGGATTGCCTTGACTTTCACGTACTCGTTCAAGAACTTCCCCAAACGAAAAATCTTCCGACCGTCACTTGCAGTTCCTGACAGACACGACAGGATTCACGCGCCTACGCAATAGCCATACGTCTCCCCTTCAATACGCATGCATGGCACCTTTATTGCCTCtggtgtttttctctttccgtcAATCTGCTCCAGCTCTTTTGTCCATTTCAGGTGTATCGTGAATATACAACT
This window of the Toxoplasma gondii ME49 chromosome VI, whole genome shotgun sequence genome carries:
- the PEX11 gene encoding peroxisomal biogenesis factor PEX11 (encoded by transcript TGME49_243720), producing MALSKERDEVAHLVKFWSSTEGRDKSTKCLQYGSRTLASFLVTRNPKVAAKFAALNGTASDGRKIFRLGKFLNEYVKVKAILIAFLRSRCKSAKLCWDDCQITQLLQLISRSGFLCYWVLDNLLLLSKIKFLGFDTKKLAKLCGVFWFIGLLGSLANEARTLRRVQDEEQSHLDTLEREEARQDDKNFEACARETTKTLRKLRQEKTATSLNIIKNAADLVVASNLAQIPHKIFGQPFPEGSVGTAGFISGAISCYQMYD